The Hippocampus zosterae strain Florida chromosome 19, ASM2543408v3, whole genome shotgun sequence region GTAACTAAAGAagatgaggtaaaaaaaaaaaaaaaaaaagtagtcttGAAGTGTATTTTCAAGTCAACTTGTTGCCTCTGGAATGTCAAGCCTCTGCTCATCATCCTGTTGATCTCTCCAAGAAGTGACAGTTCATCCTGCCACTTCTCTTCTGCATCAGGCATTTcccgtgtctatgtgtgtgtgtgtgtgtgtgtgtgtgtgtgtgtgtgcagtatcGATTTCCCTGCTTGAGAGAGCTAATGTATTCTACACTAACACGGCACTCCCCCTCTGTGCCCTCAGGACCATGGGCTATGGGCAAATCCTCCACAGACGCGGCTACGATGAGCAGCAGCTTCGCCTCAACGTCGGAGGACTTTGCTTCGAGGTGGATGGAGACACCTTGCAGCAGTTCCCGCACACCCGTCTGGCCCGCCTGCTGCGCTGCCGGAGCGAGACGGCcatcctggagctgtgtgacgACTACAGCGCCGCCGACAAGGAGTATTACTTTGACCGCAATCCCAAAGTGTTCCTCTGCGTGCTCAACTTTTACCAGACGGGACGCCTGCACATGATGGAGGACGTGTGCGTGTTCTCCTTCAGCCAGGAGATTGAATATTGGGGCGTGCAGGAGTTCCATCTGGCGGACTGCTGCAGCAACTGGTTTCACGATAGGAAGGAGTACATTGATCACCGGGACTGGGATGCCAGGAGCGAAGATGGGCAGCAGCCCAGTTTCAACTCGTCCCTTGCGGAACTGTCGGCGCTGGATCAGGACCTGGCCAAGTTTGAGGGCGCATGGTGCGGCGAGTTGCGGAGTTATGTGTGGCTTAGGCTGGAGGATCCGGGTCACTCCCGAGCGTCGAAGATCATCGCCTTGGCGTCTCTCAGCGTGGTGTTGACATCCATCATCGCCATGTGCGTCCACAGCATGCCCGAATTTCAGCACGTGGACGACAACGACAAGCCCATCGAGGACCCCGTCCTCGCCATCCTGGAGGTGATCTGCATCGTGTGCTTCTCCGCTGAGTTCATCATCCGGCTGATCGTGGCCCCCTCCTGCAGGAAGTTCCTCTGGAACCCCTTGAACATTATTGACATTGCCTCCATCCTGCCCTTTTACGCCACCATGGCTCTGGAAAAGGCTGACGAGGAGGGCGGCGAGGAGAACGAGGACATCGAGAACATGGGTAAAGTGGTGCAGGTTCTCCGCCTTATGAGGGTCCTCCGAATCCTCAAACTGGCTCGGCACTCCGTCGGGCTGCGAGCGTTGGGTGCCACCGTGCGTCACAGCTACAACGAGGTAGGCCtccttcttctcttcctctcCGTGGGGATCTCCATCTTCTCCGCCCTTATCTACTTTGCGGAGAAGGAAGAAGAGGACACAGATTTGGGAACCATTCCATCCGGTTGGTGGTGGGCCACAATCACCATGACCACGGTGGGCTTTGGTGACGCGTGCCCCGTCACCCTGGCGGGGAAAATCGTCGCCACAATGTGTATCATCTGCGGACTTTTGGTGGTGGCGCTGCCCGTTACCATCATTTTTAATAAGTTCTCCAAGTACTACCAGAGGAACCAAGCCATGGAGAGCCAGTGTATCCCCAAATCCGAGAGACAGGACCCTGAACTTCCTTATTACGACATCAGGGACTTGTTCAGCGAGAAGGTGTATCCGTTCCTGGGAAGCGTCGCTCTCCGGAACAGTGTGGGCAGCGTCGGGGACGACACGGACGCCTCCAGCTTACAGGACGTCGAAATGTACAATGTTGATACTTGTGACACTTAAATTgtagtggttaaaaaaaataaatactgtaaatgaatacattaaaaaaaatcgatttaGATTTAGATGGAAAAAATATAAGTCGAATCAGACTGGCATGTACCATCCTTCAGTCATATCACACGCATATATAGACACAAAACGCTACAtttaacaagttttttttttttaattgaatggatCAGACAGCCAAACaatacaaatgcaaaatgacGACACTCACAAGGAGCACGGAGATGACACACACTGAACCAACTGTGTGGTAAATGGCCAAGCTTAGCCGCTGAGACATCACATTTGGCCAATGGCCCTTAAAATTACGCAGCCAAACAAATACTGGCATGGATTCCTGGCATTTGAATTCATATTAATTtgctattttgttttcaaataagaGTATATTGAGTTAGATCAAGGTTGGTCATGGAACCAAGTACACATGAGCtccttgtaatttttttcttaaaaaaaatatattaaaaaaaaaatatttttttaaatataattattattatatctatataattatataataacATACAATCCCTCCCAGCCACTCGGGAATCACCTGAACCTTGCTCTAAGCCTTGAAAGCCCATTTTCCGCTTGAGAAAACGGCAATGATGCATGCGGCAGGATCCTAatgttcgtgttttttttttctgagtaatCTACTATTGATTTGTCCACACTTACTCAGAGTCCTGACTCCAGAGTTTGTCGAACGGCAAAAGTATAGAGTCTTGCTTCGTTGATGCTCCTCTAATTGCATGAAGGAACATTAAAAGACACCTAATCCGAGGTTTGGACACctgtattcgtttttttttgttttttaatgggggCCATGCTGGGCCATATCTTATGTTGAAATAAACAAGAGACTCTTTGCACTAACTTGATTTGAATTGTCCCGCATTAATCATGGTGGTTACGTTCATTATTTTCTTGACTCGTGGCTCTGTTTTGAGCTGAAGTAAACTTAAAGTGAAGTGAAAACTATCGATTAGATCTCCCTTGATGTTATATTCTGCTCGGATAAGCTGCTATTTGACCAAAACTATAAAAGCAGTGGTACCTTAACTTGCAAATTGAATTTCCCTCACTGAGCTTGTACCTTAATTCAGAATGGAttgtgatgggaaaaaaaatacgtgaAAATCTTGACTTAATTTCAACATaggaatacatttttgttgttttattcaaTGGCACGCTAAAAATTGTAGCACAAAGCACCTGCGGTTTCTTTAGTGGTCCACCTGTTGAGACACTtgggatgtattttttgtttagaaATGAGAAATGTGTGAActtgatcataataataataagcataaAATAAGCATCGTTAAATTTGGTGCGGTGgttgcaaaaaaatgtaaatgacccGTAATGGTCAAAGTCTGTGTCAGCACAAATGTCAGTGCTGCCTAAATGTCGTGTATTTCCATTCGACGCTATGACTTCACGCCTCCTCCGGGGTCCGGTTTTGATAAACGAAACAGTTGACTTCATCCCATAAAGGCTCAAGTGACGCATCATATGCGTTTGTAAACTCCAATCGAGATTTGATCCACGTCCTCGTGAGATGGTGCACAACAAAAGCAGCGGGATGAAAGGTGCGACGGCACAATTGAGTTTCTGTCAGCCGAGATGTGCTCCATTTCACAACAGGCAGAGCAAGAAAATCAATAACTTTTATTGAAGCCTTTCCTTCACGTGCGATCGTTGTCAATGTAGCATTCGCGGCCGGACTGATTCGCAGGCTCTTGATGATTCTCAGGCTGCAGTCAGATATTTTCTCTTGGTGTTGTTTTTACAGCACGACATCTTTATGGACTTTCCTGACTCATCAACAATTTGCACTCACCTCCGTCTCGCCTTGGGAATTCGCGTATGACAAACGTGGACTCCTGCCGAAActcatatttccatttttcacGCAATATCtcattatgtttttatttttgtatctaAACTCTGAATCATGATGACATCTGGCTATGAATAGCCCCTTTCATATTGCCcatgtaaggctttttttgacaTAGCTCGCTGTCTTGTGTGTACCATTGCGAGATGGCAAGTTTTACGGTGGCGGGTTGTGCCTTTGGTCGCTTCCGTCCAACTCCAATCAACTCCGCCTGGAAACAGGTGAAATCACATAAGTGAAGGAAAGACATGTAAGTCAATAAGACGTATAAGTCGTATATTTAGAACGCTCCACATTAGAGAAGACCAATAACTCATGAGGTCAAGGTATATTCACCTTGCCTTGGacttggaggggggtgggggggcttatcCCATTAAGGACATTGGAATTCTGCTGCATTCCTATTAGACTCATTCTACATTAGAGTCATCAGTCAAGCAAACCAGCACAACACCATCATAGaagctcctgtgtgtgtgtcatctccTGTTTCACTTTACACCAGACAAATGAACAGCAATGTGTGATGTACAAGACACAGTAACGTCGCTTTAGCAAAAAACATGAACTACATGCGGCGTTTGTGTAATGGCTTTGTGAGTAACAGAGGAGATGAGCGAtactgaacaccccccccccacccccaagtgaCCATGTTTTTATCCCATCAACAAAAGTTGATGGGATAAGAAACGGCCAGTTCATCGCTGATCTGCTGCTACCGCGGCGGCGGATCTTAGCTGATGGAACACTCGCAATCCACGGAGAGCCACAATGGCGAGAGCAGGAATTTAATGGAGGCAGTAAAAAGAGGCCAGTCGTGGCGGGCGTTGAATCCTGCAAATGAGTCCCAAAGAAGGGAGGATGGCCGAGATGTAGTGATTCAGTCGCATGGCAACAATGATCCTCTCCGAGATGCCTCTGAATTGACGAGTGATTAGCCAATTTCTCAGATGTGGATTTTAAGGATGAAAAATAACACTCCATAATATTGTACCTGTTCAGAGCAGCCAATCTTTATTTAAAATTCAATAACGGCACaacacctctctgagctcatcgtTACAGCACTAATATTAATTGTTCTGATTAAAAGATAAAGAGTGTTTGATTGTGGGTATTGTTCTTGTCTGTCTCAACGTTGCTGCTGAATCATTTATGTTCGGTCTGCTGCCTAAAGGGTTGAAGCACCGCAACGTACTGTACATGCTAATTAGCGTTAGAAAGCATTAATCGAGTGTGACCTTTAGCAGGCGGTTGTTCTGCTGTTTTAAATTAACAAAGGgtaatttttgttttatgtttagttagaccgtaaacttcaactgggacgGATATTGATCAAGATGCAGCCTGTTTTCTGATCACataaatgttcaaataaatgaatacctaCTTTTAACCTACCCTTTCGAGACAGCTtatctggatgtttttttttgggggggggggtgcccaaTTGTCCAGGTAGGCAAGCAGTACAGGAGTCTCAAAAGGTTTTTTATCTTCAAAAACCACAAGAAGAAACCCAAAGCCAGACAAGAAATGTGGTGGGTGAGCTActaatgttaaaaaaagttactttaTACAACATTTGCTAAGTGCGCACACATTCGCAAACCTTTGCCGCTCAATGAAATATGGCCTTAAGGAAGCAAGAGCATATCTTCTTTTAGCTCAGCTCAGCATGTATGATATCATTAAGCACTGGCCATCCAATTGCGTCCACTCAGCCATTTGGGAACATCAATAAATGGTTGTAATTACAAATTATGAGAATCTATGGCTTCATTGAATTCTTAAATGTCTTCACTGTAGCCCACTCTATGTGATGGGTTTACGCACTTTGGTTTTCATCTTGCTCCGCCGTGcagttttggggattttttttattccttgggGGCATTCCAAGAAAATGTGAACAATCAATACACACTGATGGGAATCATCGATCATAAACTTAATGGACGATGATGGTGTTAGGCCGCTTGCCCGCAATGAGGGTATACGAGAAGCTCTGTGAGGGTATCAAAACTTTCAAAAGGGATCACGTTTACAttcttttaaaaagttaaaGTCTCGGTGTGCTAATATTGGCCCTATGGCAACGCCCTAAATATCATAAGGTCAAAGTGATTAAAACTAATACCTACAGCAAAGTAAGGACACCAGCGGCACTCTCCCCTCTCCCTCAAGGTTGCTCGTCCATAACGGGGCTCCACATTGCCAAGTTTGACAGAGCATTGCTTCGCCTTTTTTAAATGGCCACTGTGAGAGCAGGCGCCAAAGACATTATTCACTGGCAAATTGGCTACCACATTGCTGGTCATGGCCCCTCCCATGACGGCTATGATTGGCCACAGAGATGACCTTGTGAATAATTGataattggatttattttttcctcccccagaCCAGCCAGGTTGCCGCAATTAATTTGCGGGGGTCGGGGGCAATCACGTGGCTTCATTTCAAAGTTAGTTTGAAGCTCTCGATTGGTTGGTCTTGTAACTTCAACCTCCTTTGCACAACAACCTGTTGCGGGACCACAATGGAATAATCGCCGCAGCGCATGCGTAGGCTGCTTCCTGCTGGGAATCAGGATACATTCGTCACTGTTTCATTTTGTACAGAAAGTATTCAAATCTGCACGATAGCGCATCATATGCTGCTTGCTGCTAAGGATCACGACCTCTGGTACCCAAATCCCGgtcctatccagcctgtttttgaTGTCTCCCCTCCGCCAAGACACCTGGTTGAAAGGATCAGCTCCTCAGCAGGCTTTGtcagaagcctgataatgatcaGGCAAATCAAACAGAGAGGCAAATCTTTGAAAACATGCCAGTGCCGGTCAGCTCAGAGATGGATGCACTCAAACATGGGCTATTCGAACAAGCATGTGAGAGGCAACGCTGCTAACCGTGGCTAAAAACTCTAATGGGAGTGGCGGGGTGGAGAGTTTAATTCCATTAAGTTAGCCCGCAAATGAGGACGACCTCTTCCTTTAAAATGCACGGCTTCAATATGACGGGCGGATAAGCACTCAAATAATATGTGGGTCAAGAGGTCAGCGGAGGGGAGTACAGAGAGGGGCAGATGACATTGAATTTGAGCTTTGGGCCCTTGTCACTTATATGGCTTGGAAAGTCATTACAAGGAGTGATTTAAcctctcccctcccccacatcaaGGACACTTGGATGTGAGGAAGGGTGGAGAGGTGACGTCGAGCAGCGCGCACTCACTTGCACACTCACACAGAAACTTCAGCTCGTGGTGGATATTCTTTGACTTCTCTTCACAGCATTTGTTGGAGCTGCTCCTTCTTTTGGGATAAATATTCGGAAAAGATTTTCCTCTGAATGGTCACCTACGTTCTGCAAGAATCAAAATTCAAATCCGGCGCGAGATCCAAGAGCTAGTTCCAACGTTCTTTACAAAATTATTGACTATGTGGTCATAGATGGCCACAAAATATCCATCAGGCCCATTCTCTATTCCAGTCATCCTCATTatggttgcgggcgtgctggagccgaacCACAGAGATTGTCTTTGGTTGCATTATTAGTCATGAAGGCAAGATGTTTAAccgacgcattttttttttttaaacaaagctgTAATTTCCAGACCAATAACATGCTCAGGATATCTGATTATCTCCTTCAGCAcgatggttgggaatcactggtcaATGAAATGCATGGCAGTGACTGTGACCCAAAGGCCTCGACTGGATCTCATCTGTCCTGGCATGTCCTTTAGGATTGAGTGCATCCTGGGACTGCATAAAAGGGGAGACAGAGCTCTCGTGTGGACACTGTTGAAATTTGAGCCTTCCCTTGAGAGCTGTTGTGAAAGAATAACGCGCTTTGCTAACATCTTGTGACCAGAATTTGAAATGCAACTTGACTGTCATTCACGATAACGCTTCAAGAGCGACAGATTCGATTCATCCAGGGAAAATAGTCACTATGGATATTGTTAATTATTTGAGGTGTTAAATGTTCAAGGCtgatgtttaaaaatgtgttagaaattcaaatgtaaatatatatccGACTGGAAGGCTTAgcaaaatgtaccgtatatgcatgggggggaaaaaggggGTTAGTGCCGACATCGTAGGTCAGTTATTGAATAAAATCATCCAATTCAAACAAAAttaacaaaaacattgttttgtacCTGCAATTAAATATCAGTACGACTAATATGATTGTTCTCAACACttaacttttattttcaattcacaAGGTATATTGTATCTGATAGGATACATTTATATTcccaaaatcattgaaaaaagcATAAATAGAGCAAActttatatatactttttttttaaacatattactTTTAAA contains the following coding sequences:
- the LOC127592091 gene encoding potassium voltage-gated channel subfamily S member 3-like — its product is MGYGQILHRRGYDEQQLRLNVGGLCFEVDGDTLQQFPHTRLARLLRCRSETAILELCDDYSAADKEYYFDRNPKVFLCVLNFYQTGRLHMMEDVCVFSFSQEIEYWGVQEFHLADCCSNWFHDRKEYIDHRDWDARSEDGQQPSFNSSLAELSALDQDLAKFEGAWCGELRSYVWLRLEDPGHSRASKIIALASLSVVLTSIIAMCVHSMPEFQHVDDNDKPIEDPVLAILEVICIVCFSAEFIIRLIVAPSCRKFLWNPLNIIDIASILPFYATMALEKADEEGGEENEDIENMGKVVQVLRLMRVLRILKLARHSVGLRALGATVRHSYNEVGLLLLFLSVGISIFSALIYFAEKEEEDTDLGTIPSGWWWATITMTTVGFGDACPVTLAGKIVATMCIICGLLVVALPVTIIFNKFSKYYQRNQAMESQCIPKSERQDPELPYYDIRDLFSEKVYPFLGSVALRNSVGSVGDDTDASSLQDVEMYNVDTCDT